A genomic stretch from Sporocytophaga myxococcoides includes:
- a CDS encoding YgaP family membrane protein, whose amino-acid sequence MNFKVMAANVCGREKTARWIFGIILFVAGIIVAGTAGWIMGIGGVILILTAMFSYCPVNAMFHRNTCMVRSPGNRDINDL is encoded by the coding sequence GTGAATTTTAAAGTTATGGCTGCGAATGTATGTGGTAGGGAAAAGACAGCACGATGGATTTTTGGAATTATATTATTTGTTGCGGGAATCATTGTTGCTGGTACTGCTGGATGGATAATGGGAATAGGAGGAGTGATATTGATTTTAACAGCAATGTTCTCATATTGCCCGGTAAATGCTATGTTTCACAGAAACACTTGTATGGTACGAAGTCCTGGAAACAGGGATATTAATGATTTATAA
- the egtB gene encoding ergothioneine biosynthesis protein EgtB, producing the protein MEKNIVSPTKEVLKEKYLNTRNSTLTLCKYLKTEDYVAQPILDVSPPKWHLGHTTWFFEYFILMGYADNYKEYNPSFAYFFNSYYESLGNRVFRGDRGNMTRPSVEEIYQYRNVVDEAIIMLLDSIPFPSGELSKLITIGINHEQQHQELLLTDIKYILGHNPLYPPLFPQKQIPLSSGNGHKSVEEYLEVEEGLYEIGTSDTDYFSYDNERAKHKVYLHPFRFLNRLVTNGEYLAFIEDKGYQNFNFWLSEGWDWIKQSQIESPLYWHKIDNNWFYYTLTEGLTKIDKNSPVTHISFYEAEAYAKWKNKRLLTEQEWESACLLYTPNPSSNNNFMESQAFEPKPRESENSLQLFGDCWEWTNSAYLPYPYYQKEPGALGEYNGKFMINQMVLRGGSCATPLSHIRPTYRNFFQTEKRWQYTGIRLADYIS; encoded by the coding sequence TTGGAAAAAAATATAGTATCACCGACTAAGGAGGTACTTAAAGAGAAATATCTGAATACCAGAAATTCAACTTTGACACTTTGTAAATACCTTAAAACTGAAGATTATGTTGCGCAGCCAATCTTGGATGTCAGTCCTCCCAAATGGCATCTTGGTCATACTACATGGTTCTTTGAATACTTTATTTTGATGGGTTATGCAGATAATTATAAAGAATACAATCCATCATTTGCCTATTTTTTTAACAGTTATTATGAAAGCCTTGGAAACCGAGTATTCAGGGGGGACAGAGGTAACATGACAAGACCTTCGGTGGAAGAAATATATCAATATAGAAATGTGGTCGATGAAGCTATTATTATGCTATTAGATTCTATCCCATTTCCATCGGGAGAACTTTCAAAACTGATCACCATTGGGATAAATCATGAACAACAGCATCAAGAACTGTTGCTTACAGATATCAAATACATATTGGGACATAACCCTTTATATCCTCCTTTATTTCCTCAAAAACAAATACCTCTTAGTTCAGGTAACGGCCATAAATCTGTCGAGGAATACCTGGAAGTAGAAGAAGGCCTTTATGAGATAGGAACATCTGATACAGATTATTTTTCTTACGACAATGAAAGAGCTAAGCATAAAGTATATCTTCACCCCTTTCGATTTCTTAACCGGCTTGTAACGAATGGAGAATACCTTGCTTTCATTGAAGACAAAGGCTATCAAAATTTCAACTTCTGGCTTTCAGAAGGATGGGACTGGATCAAACAGAGTCAGATAGAATCACCGTTATATTGGCATAAGATAGATAATAACTGGTTTTATTACACACTTACCGAAGGGCTTACAAAAATTGACAAAAATAGTCCGGTTACCCATATCAGCTTTTATGAAGCTGAAGCTTATGCCAAATGGAAGAATAAAAGATTGCTTACTGAACAGGAATGGGAAAGCGCATGTTTGCTTTACACTCCTAATCCGAGTAGTAATAATAATTTTATGGAAAGCCAGGCTTTTGAGCCAAAACCAAGGGAAAGTGAAAACAGTCTTCAGTTATTCGGAGATTGCTGGGAATGGACAAACAGTGCTTACCTCCCTTATCCATATTATCAAAAAGAACCTGGAGCCCTTGGCGAATACAATGGTAAATTTATGATAAACCAGATGGTACTCAGAGGAGGTTCTTGCGCAACTCCTTTATCACATATCCGTCCCACCTACAGGAATTTTTTTCAGACAGAAAAAAGGTGGCAGTATACAGGAATAAGATTGGCAGATTATATATCATAA
- the egtD gene encoding L-histidine N(alpha)-methyltransferase, with protein MDISDIVKTTNQENFAEDLIKGLSSSPKYLPSRYLYDDKGDALFQKIMNLDEYYLTRAEFQILQNISEDLLDYFIHYNKPFDLIELGAGDGLKTRVLLKSLMDKKAAFQYIPVDISENILRLLSSELNKEFPDLILKPLCNDYFGAMSELQRFEGKRKVVLFMGGNIGNFSQDESFNFFAELSKCLAPGDLVLTGFDLKKDPRLILKAYDDSEGITAKFNFNLLHRINKEFAGDFKTENFIHFPYYDPATGECKSFLVSRINQSVRLKALDLTIGFKAWESIQTEVSKKYSEKEIEDLADLTGFARIQNFYDANKYFTDSLWVKK; from the coding sequence ATGGACATTTCAGATATCGTGAAAACTACCAACCAGGAGAACTTTGCGGAAGACCTGATTAAAGGGCTAAGCAGCAGTCCAAAATATCTTCCTTCAAGATATTTATATGATGATAAAGGAGATGCCTTATTTCAAAAAATAATGAACCTTGATGAGTATTATCTTACAAGAGCTGAGTTTCAAATTCTGCAAAATATCAGTGAAGATCTTCTGGATTATTTTATTCATTACAATAAACCTTTTGATCTTATCGAATTAGGTGCTGGTGATGGCCTTAAGACCAGGGTACTCCTTAAATCTCTAATGGATAAAAAAGCCGCCTTTCAATACATCCCTGTAGATATTTCAGAAAATATACTCAGATTATTATCTTCAGAGCTAAACAAAGAGTTTCCTGATCTGATACTAAAACCTCTTTGCAATGATTATTTCGGCGCTATGTCAGAATTACAAAGATTTGAGGGAAAAAGAAAAGTAGTGTTATTTATGGGAGGTAACATAGGCAATTTCAGTCAGGATGAAAGCTTTAACTTCTTTGCAGAACTCAGCAAGTGCTTAGCACCAGGAGATCTCGTTCTCACAGGTTTTGACCTTAAAAAAGACCCAAGACTGATTTTAAAAGCTTATGATGATTCTGAAGGTATTACTGCTAAGTTCAATTTCAACTTACTGCATAGAATCAACAAAGAGTTTGCAGGTGATTTTAAAACAGAAAATTTTATTCATTTTCCTTATTACGACCCAGCTACAGGAGAATGCAAAAGCTTTTTAGTGAGTAGAATAAACCAAAGTGTCAGATTAAAGGCGCTTGATCTTACTATTGGTTTCAAAGCCTGGGAAAGTATACAGACAGAAGTATCAAAAAAATATTCAGAAAAAGAAATAGAAGATCTGGCTGATCTTACAGGATTCGCTAGAATTCAAAACTTTTATGATGCTAATAAATATTTCACAGACTCTCTTTGGGTGAAAAAATAA
- the epsC gene encoding serine O-acetyltransferase EpsC, whose protein sequence is MKSEFINKVFLSYKLAKPNPQPESIYEILNEYLKLMFPELSEKQYGNIEEVEARYKELKLQLLSTFQSMQRYLPKKAEVITNGFLDYLPGIYDKLKSDVEAIVVGDPAATSAYEVIKAYPGFYAIAMYRMANVLFKMSIPVLARIITEFAHSKTGIDIHPGAEIGSHFCIDHGTGIVIGETSIIGSHVKIYQGVTLGALSVNKSMASKKRHPTIEDHVVIYAGATILGADTIIGHHSIVGGNVWLTKSVPPFSTVYHKAQIEIGKLEDIKGLPGY, encoded by the coding sequence ATGAAAAGCGAATTTATTAACAAAGTATTTCTTTCTTACAAACTGGCGAAACCTAATCCCCAGCCTGAAAGCATATATGAAATTCTGAACGAATATTTAAAGCTGATGTTTCCGGAATTATCTGAGAAACAATATGGAAACATCGAAGAGGTTGAAGCAAGATATAAAGAATTAAAACTTCAACTTTTATCTACTTTTCAATCGATGCAAAGGTATCTACCTAAAAAAGCTGAAGTAATTACCAATGGATTTCTGGATTACCTTCCTGGCATATATGACAAGTTAAAATCAGATGTTGAGGCAATTGTTGTTGGAGACCCTGCTGCTACCAGTGCTTATGAGGTTATAAAAGCTTATCCTGGTTTTTATGCCATCGCCATGTACAGAATGGCCAACGTACTTTTTAAGATGTCAATTCCGGTTTTGGCAAGAATTATAACTGAATTTGCTCACTCAAAGACAGGTATTGATATTCACCCCGGAGCTGAAATCGGTTCGCATTTTTGCATAGATCATGGGACAGGAATTGTTATCGGTGAAACTTCCATAATCGGCAGCCATGTTAAAATATATCAAGGGGTAACCCTTGGAGCACTTAGCGTTAACAAAAGTATGGCAAGCAAAAAAAGGCATCCAACAATAGAAGACCACGTGGTAATCTATGCCGGAGCAACCATCCTTGGCGCCGATACTATCATTGGTCATCACAGTATTGTTGGAGGAAATGTGTGGCTGACCAAATCCGTACCTCCATTTTCCACAGTATATCACAAAGCTCAGATTGAAATCGGTAAACTTGAAGACATCAAAGGACTTCCCGGATACTGA
- the cysM gene encoding cysteine synthase CysM — MASLLDFVGNTPLVEIKNINPNKAVKIFAKLEGHNPGGSVKDRAAYGMIKGALSRGELKPGMKLVEATSGNTGIALAMIARLFGLEIEIIMPSNATRERVLTMEAFGAKVILTPSEKSMEGAIDLAHEKVAGGGYFMLNQFANPDNYMAHYYGTGPEIWKDTDEKITHFVSSMGTTGTIMGTSKFLKEKNKSIQIVGVQPLDGSQIPGIRRWPKEYLPKIFDPSRIDRIIDVSQEDATNTARRLSKEEAIFGGMSSGGAMAASIKLASELDKGVIVCIICDRGDRYLSTDLFGQ, encoded by the coding sequence ATGGCATCACTTCTTGACTTTGTAGGAAATACACCACTTGTCGAAATAAAAAATATTAACCCGAACAAAGCTGTAAAAATTTTTGCTAAGCTGGAAGGACACAATCCTGGAGGAAGTGTAAAAGACAGAGCAGCCTACGGAATGATTAAAGGCGCCCTTTCCCGAGGTGAATTAAAACCGGGAATGAAGCTTGTAGAAGCAACCAGTGGAAATACCGGAATTGCTCTCGCTATGATTGCACGTTTATTCGGACTGGAAATTGAAATCATCATGCCTTCTAATGCAACCAGGGAAAGAGTACTTACCATGGAAGCTTTCGGAGCAAAGGTAATCCTTACTCCTTCAGAGAAATCAATGGAAGGAGCTATTGACCTTGCGCATGAGAAGGTTGCAGGCGGAGGGTATTTTATGCTTAACCAGTTTGCCAATCCCGACAATTATATGGCCCACTACTATGGCACAGGACCTGAAATCTGGAAAGATACAGATGAAAAGATAACTCATTTTGTATCTTCAATGGGAACGACCGGGACAATTATGGGAACCTCTAAATTTCTAAAAGAAAAAAATAAATCCATTCAAATTGTAGGTGTTCAGCCTTTGGATGGTTCACAAATACCGGGCATCAGGAGATGGCCTAAGGAATATCTTCCTAAAATATTTGACCCTTCAAGGATAGACAGAATAATTGATGTTTCCCAGGAGGATGCCACCAATACAGCCAGAAGACTTAGTAAAGAAGAAGCAATTTTTGGCGGAATGAGCAGCGGAGGTGCTATGGCAGCATCAATAAAACTTGCTTCTGAATTGGATAAAGGAGTTATCGTCTGCATCATCTGTGACCGCGGCGATAGATATCTTTCTACTGATTTATTTGGCCAGTAA
- a CDS encoding SDR family NAD(P)-dependent oxidoreductase, with the protein MKYYIITGTSKGLGKAIAERILSDPGNFVIGISRTVSIHHDNYEHLFINLSEVDSLHKFYNSIFPNFRNPSKICLINNAGNIGEITYLGKQHDRKIIEGYNCNVIAPALLMNEFVNRYRNNDASKLILNISSGAAKKPVDGWSVYCSSKAALDMQTAVAANEAKFSHSNFRFFSLAPGILDTPMQTEIRKVSPEDFSRVEEFINYKKEHMLVSPEKVAEKIWRLLENESDYKGVVMSVNEV; encoded by the coding sequence ATGAAATATTATATAATAACAGGAACCAGTAAAGGATTAGGAAAAGCAATTGCAGAGCGTATATTATCCGATCCAGGCAATTTTGTGATAGGAATTTCCCGTACTGTCTCTATTCACCACGATAATTACGAGCACCTGTTTATCAACCTTTCTGAAGTTGATTCACTCCATAAATTTTATAATAGTATTTTCCCAAATTTCAGAAATCCATCAAAGATATGTTTGATTAATAATGCGGGTAATATTGGTGAAATTACCTATCTGGGAAAGCAACATGATCGAAAGATCATCGAAGGTTATAACTGTAATGTTATAGCGCCAGCTTTGCTCATGAATGAATTTGTTAACAGGTATAGAAATAATGATGCTTCAAAACTTATTTTAAATATAAGCTCCGGTGCTGCGAAAAAACCTGTAGATGGCTGGTCTGTTTATTGCAGTTCAAAAGCAGCTCTTGATATGCAGACTGCTGTAGCAGCAAACGAAGCTAAATTTTCTCATAGCAATTTCAGATTTTTCTCTCTTGCTCCAGGAATACTAGATACACCTATGCAGACAGAAATTAGAAAAGTTTCTCCGGAAGATTTTAGTCGGGTGGAGGAGTTTATTAACTATAAAAAGGAGCATATGCTGGTATCGCCAGAAAAGGTTGCTGAGAAAATATGGCGGCTGCTCGAAAATGAAAGTGATTACAAAGGAGTGGTAATGTCAGTTAATGAAGTTTAA
- a CDS encoding PAS domain-containing sensor histidine kinase: MTIFQGDINRNTVILRLFLLSGTSLAFAFFIFTNSYEDSFYSYLIFTALIIALVVINLLSLRVFTQSRKDVINKVNADNMVTLLDNISDICCICDKDFRFIYWNKAAEEISGYKFEEIAGKRFDDLFKSASTPERDKLIGQMIMEKRKSLTFSYEAFMKGILNQFEITVFPSGDNYIYLVRNITDKLLIEQQNNRTNKILEATSDLVAMVNVQGQNVYMNNAGVRLLDEKNDDSNVRRSLVEMHPPDVYKYLITEAIPYALKHGTWQGETRFITSEGKTIPVSQVIIAHLDSQGHLEYISTIARDISKEKQAEEELKKINFELDHFVYRASHDLRAPLTSIRGLVEISLEERDTQKLKQYMSFVGDSAKKLDNYIINLLSISRNDRLEMEQRPIDFSILIQETIEELRFLKNADRINISWDISCEGQFCSDLIRLKIIFKNIISNAIKYQRVNITNSFLSINISGDPQLIRAVFTDNGIGIQEDSKERIFDMFYRGTELSDGSGLGLYIVKSVIEKLKGRIQLHSKISEGTTTIIEIPGYSMKKDTDQEL; encoded by the coding sequence ATGACGATTTTTCAAGGCGATATAAACAGGAATACAGTAATTTTAAGGTTATTTCTTCTATCCGGAACTAGCCTTGCTTTTGCATTTTTTATTTTTACCAATAGCTATGAAGACTCGTTTTACAGCTATTTAATATTTACAGCACTTATAATTGCTCTTGTAGTTATTAATTTATTGTCCCTAAGAGTATTTACTCAAAGCAGGAAGGATGTTATCAATAAGGTCAATGCTGACAATATGGTAACTCTGCTTGACAATATTTCTGACATTTGTTGCATATGCGATAAAGATTTCAGGTTTATTTATTGGAATAAGGCTGCTGAGGAAATCTCCGGGTATAAATTTGAAGAAATTGCAGGCAAAAGATTCGATGATCTTTTTAAATCAGCATCCACTCCGGAAAGAGATAAACTGATCGGCCAAATGATTATGGAGAAAAGAAAGTCTCTGACTTTTTCTTATGAAGCCTTTATGAAAGGTATTCTCAATCAGTTTGAAATAACCGTTTTCCCTTCAGGTGATAATTATATTTACCTGGTGCGGAATATTACCGATAAATTATTAATAGAACAGCAGAATAACAGAACAAACAAAATTCTGGAAGCAACTTCTGATCTTGTAGCAATGGTTAATGTGCAAGGGCAGAATGTTTATATGAATAATGCCGGAGTGAGGCTGCTGGATGAAAAAAATGATGATAGTAATGTCAGAAGGAGTTTAGTAGAAATGCATCCTCCGGATGTTTATAAATATTTGATTACAGAGGCCATTCCATATGCACTCAAACATGGCACCTGGCAAGGAGAAACCAGGTTTATTACATCTGAAGGAAAAACTATTCCTGTATCTCAGGTAATTATTGCTCATCTTGATTCTCAGGGGCATCTTGAATATATATCTACCATAGCCAGAGATATTTCCAAGGAAAAACAAGCTGAAGAAGAACTAAAGAAAATTAATTTTGAACTGGATCATTTTGTCTACAGAGCTTCACACGATCTAAGAGCTCCTTTAACTTCCATTCGAGGATTGGTAGAAATTTCTTTGGAAGAAAGGGACACACAAAAACTCAAGCAATACATGTCTTTTGTGGGAGATTCGGCTAAAAAGCTGGATAACTATATCATTAACCTCCTTTCAATTTCAAGAAATGATCGTCTTGAAATGGAGCAACGGCCAATTGATTTTTCCATACTCATACAAGAAACCATCGAAGAACTGAGATTCCTGAAAAATGCAGACAGGATAAATATTTCCTGGGATATTTCATGCGAAGGGCAATTCTGCTCAGATCTCATCAGGTTAAAAATTATTTTCAAAAATATCATTTCCAATGCCATAAAGTACCAGCGTGTCAATATAACTAATTCATTTCTTTCAATAAATATCAGCGGTGATCCTCAATTGATACGAGCCGTTTTTACTGATAATGGAATTGGAATCCAGGAAGATTCAAAGGAAAGGATTTTTGACATGTTTTACAGGGGAACTGAGTTGTCAGATGGTTCAGGTCTCGGCCTTTATATTGTTAAAAGTGTCATTGAAAAGTTAAAAGGACGGATACAATTACATTCCAAAATTTCTGAAGGTACCACAACTATAATTGAGATTCCTGGTTATTCCATGAAAAAGGATACCGATCAGGAACTATGA
- the hslU gene encoding ATP-dependent protease ATPase subunit HslU → MIDNNSYLTPRQIVEELDKYIIGQHEAKRNVAIALRNRWRRMNAGQDMQREIVPNNILMIGATGVGKTEIARRLAKVADAPFTKVEASKFTEVGYVGRDVESMVRDLVEQSVNMVKARKKEDVKAKAAQIVEDIILDALIPPLKKSPSGIFTGEVPSPSSSDDDHELNERTREKFREKIKSGELDERKIEINVSSNSNPGVGVIGGGMDEVSMMNIQEMISGMMPKKTKKRKVSIGEARQLLLEEEAAKLIDMDEVKEEAIRKAENTGIIFIDEIDKIASGSRKNGGGGPDVSREGVQRDLLPIVEGSSVNTKYGVIQTDHILFVAAGAFHISKPSDLIPELQGRFPIRVELNSLTKEDFFQILKAPKNALTKQYQAMLNAEGVELTFMEDALEKIAEIAFNVNTEVENIGARRLHTVMSHLLNEIMFDVPEKIGPNAKILITKEIVSERLSGLVKNQDLSQYIL, encoded by the coding sequence ATGATTGATAATAACAGCTATTTAACTCCAAGACAAATTGTAGAGGAGCTTGATAAATATATTATAGGTCAGCACGAAGCGAAGAGGAATGTTGCTATTGCCTTAAGAAACAGATGGAGGCGTATGAATGCCGGACAGGATATGCAAAGGGAAATCGTTCCTAATAATATTCTGATGATTGGTGCAACAGGAGTTGGAAAAACAGAGATAGCCAGAAGATTGGCAAAAGTTGCTGATGCTCCTTTTACTAAAGTGGAGGCTTCGAAATTTACAGAGGTTGGATATGTAGGAAGAGATGTTGAGAGTATGGTAAGAGATCTTGTTGAACAATCTGTAAACATGGTGAAAGCCCGCAAAAAGGAAGATGTTAAGGCTAAGGCAGCACAAATAGTTGAAGATATTATCCTTGATGCTCTAATTCCTCCATTAAAAAAGAGTCCATCCGGAATTTTTACAGGTGAAGTTCCATCTCCGTCTTCTTCTGACGATGACCATGAGCTGAATGAAAGAACAAGAGAGAAGTTCAGGGAGAAAATTAAATCGGGAGAACTAGATGAAAGGAAGATTGAAATAAATGTTTCTTCGAATAGCAATCCTGGGGTAGGCGTAATCGGTGGAGGTATGGATGAAGTTTCCATGATGAATATTCAGGAAATGATTAGTGGCATGATGCCCAAAAAAACCAAGAAGAGGAAAGTGTCTATTGGTGAAGCCAGACAACTATTGCTGGAAGAGGAAGCTGCCAAGCTTATAGATATGGATGAGGTGAAGGAGGAGGCTATTAGAAAGGCAGAAAATACAGGAATCATTTTTATTGATGAAATTGATAAAATAGCTTCAGGTTCCAGAAAAAATGGAGGAGGAGGCCCCGATGTAAGCAGAGAAGGGGTGCAGAGAGATCTGTTACCGATCGTAGAAGGTAGCTCAGTAAATACAAAATATGGGGTAATTCAGACGGATCATATCCTTTTTGTAGCAGCAGGAGCATTTCATATCTCCAAGCCATCAGATTTAATTCCGGAATTACAAGGAAGGTTTCCGATCAGGGTAGAACTGAATAGCCTTACCAAGGAAGACTTTTTTCAGATATTAAAAGCACCTAAAAATGCTTTGACAAAACAGTATCAGGCTATGTTGAATGCAGAGGGAGTAGAGCTTACATTTATGGAAGATGCTCTGGAGAAAATTGCTGAAATAGCTTTCAACGTAAATACTGAAGTGGAAAATATCGGGGCAAGACGGCTTCACACGGTAATGAGCCATCTTTTAAATGAAATAATGTTTGACGTCCCTGAGAAAATTGGCCCAAATGCAAAAATTTTAATTACTAAAGAAATTGTATCTGAAAGGTTGTCAGGATTAGTCAAAAATCAGGATTTAAGTCAGTATATATTATAA
- the porQ gene encoding type IX secretion system protein PorQ, which produces MTIRFTSLFLLVFGFSFTNANAQLGGRASYQFLNVPVNARVAGLGGINISQPGIDINLMTQNPATLSDSLRNYLSINYLPYLADIKATMVNYAFNAGKTGTWGVGMRYFDYGTFSGADLAGNSTGDFKSKEYVFTVAKSHTINHFTLGASLNLAFSQIGTYNSAALLTDVGGIFKHPEKDWAIGLVIKNVGVPLKKYVSGETVDLPTDVQLGTSFKPEHMPVRLSLTAHHLHKWDIVYDDPNQKGKVDLNGNVIKEKVSFGSKLLTHFAVGAEFLMSKNFQLRAGYNFLRRKELKEESKSGGAGLSLGGMVRIKYFEFGYTRSFYYIGTGTNHFTLTTDFNRIFKKRI; this is translated from the coding sequence ATGACAATAAGGTTTACATCGCTCTTTTTATTAGTTTTCGGATTTTCTTTTACTAATGCCAATGCGCAATTAGGCGGAAGAGCATCTTATCAGTTTCTGAATGTCCCTGTAAATGCAAGGGTTGCCGGATTGGGAGGTATCAATATCTCTCAACCTGGTATTGACATCAATCTGATGACTCAAAATCCTGCAACGCTTTCTGATTCACTCAGGAATTATCTTTCTATAAATTATTTACCATACCTTGCTGATATAAAGGCTACTATGGTAAATTATGCATTTAATGCAGGAAAGACCGGAACCTGGGGGGTAGGTATGAGATACTTTGATTACGGTACCTTCAGCGGAGCTGATCTTGCCGGAAATAGTACTGGAGATTTTAAATCAAAAGAGTATGTTTTTACTGTTGCGAAATCTCATACCATTAATCATTTCACATTAGGAGCCTCGTTAAACCTGGCTTTTTCACAAATTGGAACTTATAATTCAGCTGCTCTGCTTACTGATGTGGGAGGTATATTCAAACATCCTGAAAAGGATTGGGCAATAGGACTTGTAATTAAAAATGTAGGTGTGCCTTTGAAAAAATACGTGTCCGGAGAAACTGTTGATTTACCCACAGATGTTCAGTTAGGAACTAGCTTCAAGCCTGAACACATGCCGGTAAGGCTGTCACTGACAGCTCACCACCTTCACAAATGGGATATAGTTTACGATGATCCAAATCAAAAAGGAAAAGTAGATTTGAATGGTAATGTCATTAAGGAGAAGGTTTCTTTTGGAAGTAAATTACTAACTCACTTTGCGGTCGGAGCTGAGTTTTTGATGTCTAAAAATTTTCAATTGAGAGCAGGTTATAACTTTTTACGAAGAAAAGAATTAAAAGAAGAAAGTAAATCTGGAGGAGCCGGACTCTCATTAGGTGGTATGGTCAGGATAAAATATTTTGAATTCGGCTATACCAGATCATTTTATTATATCGGAACAGGTACAAACCATTTTACTCTAACTACAGATTTTAACAGAATATTTAAAAAGAGGATCTGA